A single Anopheles funestus chromosome 2RL, idAnoFuneDA-416_04, whole genome shotgun sequence DNA region contains:
- the LOC125765691 gene encoding protein nessun dorma isoform X2: MEVYEFKKNFLTRLLETTNVLNGGGTNIPASAIRSEWTHFVEVAVEPTGWQALWKASRPVCEQLSMKYPLVVLGTVDQVLFDELKASFIIEAIQDDDVHFPEEQITVDLEELWPLREQNNPALNVNITADCIDKLRFFYQHLWMPWDNDGEDEHSWIDKHLESRIRFCHDLKNKTMSRQLSSHALALLAEARYIQRKRDFIELQLSQEEDQAEEQDEDNESSILKDSRSSELLQLNLRLNTIKNEINILENPIMRSVYEKIRFGAGKSKGDTPMSYIVTQAVPMDEQLTYLQRVKEMMDAKISVKMCDSLQHALDHCSPDSAIYLPPGTRQDIKFLEYLNNGGSFRGVSNAAFVEAYDRATKENPTIVSKNDDSVLLTIDGDFTLENIRLDCSNVRTGVVIKQGNITFRNCCFTGAPRSSNKQGIVIFGNCTITFERCVIKEFSTGIYSNHDCTINLVKTTISHCMTGLETLDQCQILFNSASITDCSQYGLLLEDFNDDAQSNQNGSGVPTEGSRSQVFEDYNTIEREEFTFEGSCEFRDNAKGNFVIRKGFSERFNSSCFVDEDETQQQHDVEDGLEDSICDATNDLQPMED, from the exons atggaagtgTACGAGTTCAAGAAAAACTTCCTCACGCGACTGCTTGAAACAACCAATGTGCTTAACGGTGGCGGTACTAACATTCCGGCATCCGCCATTCGTTCGGAGTGGACACATTTCGTGGAAGTCGCCGTGGAACCAACGGGTTGGCAAGCGCTCTGGAAGGCATCGCGCCCGGTATGCGAACAACTGTCCATGAAGTATCCGCTGGTCGTGCTCGGTACGGTCGATCAGGTGTTGTTCGACGAGCTAAAGGCAAGCTTTATCATCGAAGCCATCCAGGACGATGATGTGCATTTCCCGGAGGAGCAGATCACCGTCGATCTGGAGGAGCTGTGGCCGCTACGTGAACAAAATAACCCCGCCCTGAATGTTAACATCACAGCCGACTGTATTGATAAATTGCGGTTTTTCTATCAGCATCTCTGGATGCCTTGGGACAACGATGGTGAGGACGAGCATAGCTGGATCGATAAGCATCTGGAGTCGCGCATTCGGTTTTGCCATGATCTGAAAAATAAGACGATGTCGCGTCAGCTGTCATCACACGCGCTGGCCCTTCTCGCTGAGGCCCGATACATCCAGCGTAAGCGAGACTTTATCGAACTGCAGCTGAGCCAGGAGGAGGACCAAGCGGAGGAGCAAGACGAAGATAATGAATCGTCTATTCTGAAGGATAGCCGATCGAGCGAATTGCTGCAGCTAAATTTACGCTTAAATacgattaaaaatgaaatcaacatCCTGGAGAATCCCATTATGCGGAGCGTTTACGAAAAGATTCGCTTCGGAGCGGGTAAAAGTAAGGGCGATACACCGATGTCTTACATTGTTACACAGGCCGTACCCATGGATGAGCAGCTTACCTATCTGCAGCGTGTCAAGGAGATGATGGACGCAAAGATTTCGGTGAAGATGTGTGACTCTCTTCAGCACGCGCTGGATCACTGTAGTCCCGATagtgctatttatttaccACCCGGTACACGGCAGGACATAAAATTTCTCGAATACCTTAACAACGGTGGATCGTTCCGGGGCGTAAGCAATGCAGCGTTTGTAGAAGCATACGATCGGGCTACCAAAGAAAATCCTACCATCGTGTCCAAAAACGATGACAGCGTACTGTTGACGATCGATGGAGATTTTACGCTGGAAAACATCCGACTCGATTGCTCGAATGTGCGCACCGGTGTGGTAATCAAGCAGGGGAACATTACCTTCCGCAACTGTTGCTTCACGGGCGCTCCCAGATCGAGCAACAAGCAGGGTATCGTGATCTTTGGCAACTGTACCATCACGTTCGAACGATGTGTTATAAAGGAATTTTCTACCGGCATCTATAGCAATCATGATTGCACGATTAACTTGGTCAAGACCACTATTAGCCACTGTATGACCGGGTTGGAGACGCTCGATCAGTGTCAAATTCTGTTCAACTCGGCCAGCATTACGGATTGCTCGCAGTATGGGCTGTTGCTTGAGGATTTCAACGACGATGCCCAAAGCAATCAGAACGGATCGGGTGTTCCGACCGAAGGAAGTCGATCGCAGGTGTTTGAAGATTACAATACAATCGAGCGGGAAGAGTTCACGTTTGAGGGCAGCTGTGAGTTTCGCGATAATGCCAAGGGCAATTTTGTCATCCGTAAGGGCTTCAGCGAGCGGTTCAACAGTTCGTGCTTTGTGGATGAAGATGaaacccagcagcagcatgatGTGGAAGATGGCTTGGAGGATTCCATCTGCGACGCGACTAAT GACCTTCAACCGATGGAAGATTAA
- the LOC125765691 gene encoding protein nessun dorma isoform X1: MEVYEFKKNFLTRLLETTNVLNGGGTNIPASAIRSEWTHFVEVAVEPTGWQALWKASRPVCEQLSMKYPLVVLGTVDQVLFDELKASFIIEAIQDDDVHFPEEQITVDLEELWPLREQNNPALNVNITADCIDKLRFFYQHLWMPWDNDGEDEHSWIDKHLESRIRFCHDLKNKTMSRQLSSHALALLAEARYIQRKRDFIELQLSQEEDQAEEQDEDNESSILKDSRSSELLQLNLRLNTIKNEINILENPIMRSVYEKIRFGAGKSKGDTPMSYIVTQAVPMDEQLTYLQRVKEMMDAKISVKMCDSLQHALDHCSPDSAIYLPPGTRQDIKFLEYLNNGGSFRGVSNAAFVEAYDRATKENPTIVSKNDDSVLLTIDGDFTLENIRLDCSNVRTGVVIKQGNITFRNCCFTGAPRSSNKQGIVIFGNCTITFERCVIKEFSTGIYSNHDCTINLVKTTISHCMTGLETLDQCQILFNSASITDCSQYGLLLEDFNDDAQSNQNGSGVPTEGSRSQVFEDYNTIEREEFTFEGSCEFRDNAKGNFVIRKGFSERFNSSCFVDEDETQQQHDVEDGLEDSICDATNVSFSANYLEASKLSSTKQISRSADISVASESASDTGGSGSMSQSEDEELSEYDGAENSTLDVRDVRYSLLEQVKQSGITSESNETVAMKHDDQVIEIDDTIIEID; this comes from the coding sequence atggaagtgTACGAGTTCAAGAAAAACTTCCTCACGCGACTGCTTGAAACAACCAATGTGCTTAACGGTGGCGGTACTAACATTCCGGCATCCGCCATTCGTTCGGAGTGGACACATTTCGTGGAAGTCGCCGTGGAACCAACGGGTTGGCAAGCGCTCTGGAAGGCATCGCGCCCGGTATGCGAACAACTGTCCATGAAGTATCCGCTGGTCGTGCTCGGTACGGTCGATCAGGTGTTGTTCGACGAGCTAAAGGCAAGCTTTATCATCGAAGCCATCCAGGACGATGATGTGCATTTCCCGGAGGAGCAGATCACCGTCGATCTGGAGGAGCTGTGGCCGCTACGTGAACAAAATAACCCCGCCCTGAATGTTAACATCACAGCCGACTGTATTGATAAATTGCGGTTTTTCTATCAGCATCTCTGGATGCCTTGGGACAACGATGGTGAGGACGAGCATAGCTGGATCGATAAGCATCTGGAGTCGCGCATTCGGTTTTGCCATGATCTGAAAAATAAGACGATGTCGCGTCAGCTGTCATCACACGCGCTGGCCCTTCTCGCTGAGGCCCGATACATCCAGCGTAAGCGAGACTTTATCGAACTGCAGCTGAGCCAGGAGGAGGACCAAGCGGAGGAGCAAGACGAAGATAATGAATCGTCTATTCTGAAGGATAGCCGATCGAGCGAATTGCTGCAGCTAAATTTACGCTTAAATacgattaaaaatgaaatcaacatCCTGGAGAATCCCATTATGCGGAGCGTTTACGAAAAGATTCGCTTCGGAGCGGGTAAAAGTAAGGGCGATACACCGATGTCTTACATTGTTACACAGGCCGTACCCATGGATGAGCAGCTTACCTATCTGCAGCGTGTCAAGGAGATGATGGACGCAAAGATTTCGGTGAAGATGTGTGACTCTCTTCAGCACGCGCTGGATCACTGTAGTCCCGATagtgctatttatttaccACCCGGTACACGGCAGGACATAAAATTTCTCGAATACCTTAACAACGGTGGATCGTTCCGGGGCGTAAGCAATGCAGCGTTTGTAGAAGCATACGATCGGGCTACCAAAGAAAATCCTACCATCGTGTCCAAAAACGATGACAGCGTACTGTTGACGATCGATGGAGATTTTACGCTGGAAAACATCCGACTCGATTGCTCGAATGTGCGCACCGGTGTGGTAATCAAGCAGGGGAACATTACCTTCCGCAACTGTTGCTTCACGGGCGCTCCCAGATCGAGCAACAAGCAGGGTATCGTGATCTTTGGCAACTGTACCATCACGTTCGAACGATGTGTTATAAAGGAATTTTCTACCGGCATCTATAGCAATCATGATTGCACGATTAACTTGGTCAAGACCACTATTAGCCACTGTATGACCGGGTTGGAGACGCTCGATCAGTGTCAAATTCTGTTCAACTCGGCCAGCATTACGGATTGCTCGCAGTATGGGCTGTTGCTTGAGGATTTCAACGACGATGCCCAAAGCAATCAGAACGGATCGGGTGTTCCGACCGAAGGAAGTCGATCGCAGGTGTTTGAAGATTACAATACAATCGAGCGGGAAGAGTTCACGTTTGAGGGCAGCTGTGAGTTTCGCGATAATGCCAAGGGCAATTTTGTCATCCGTAAGGGCTTCAGCGAGCGGTTCAACAGTTCGTGCTTTGTGGATGAAGATGaaacccagcagcagcatgatGTGGAAGATGGCTTGGAGGATTCCATCTGCGACGCGACTAATGTAAGTTTTTCTGCCAATTATCTTGAAGCATCGAAACTGTCCTCCACCAAGCAAATCAGTCGCTCTGCGGACATTTCGGTTGCAAGTGAGTCCGCCAGCGATACGGGTGGATCTGGTTCGATGAGTCAGTCAGAAGACGAAGAACTAAGCGAGTATGACGGTGCAGAGAACAGCACACTGGATGTGAGAGATGTGAGATATTCATTGCTTGAACAAGTCAAACAATCAGGAATTACGAGTGAAAGCAATGAAACGGTGGCAATGAAGCACGATGATCAAGTCATAGAAATTGATGATACGATTATTGAGATCGATTGA
- the LOC125765716 gene encoding transcription initiation factor TFIID subunit 13, translating to MAANPPEEGFDQAEFEDDELGEVQIETSSGRKRLFSKELRCMMYGFGDDQNPYTESVDLLEDLVVEFITEMTHRAMEIGRTGRVQVEDIVFLVRKNSRKYARVKDLLTMNEELKRARKAFDEVKYVGAEAKIK from the exons ATGGCAGCTAATCCTCCGGAGGAAGGTTTCGATCAGGCAGAG TTTGAAGACGACGAGCTTGGTGAGGTACAGATCGAGACCTCATCCGGGCGCAAGCGTTTGTTTAGCAAGGAGCTGCGCTGCATGATGTATGGTTTCGGTGACGATCAGAATCCGTACACCGAAAGTGTGGATCTGCTGGAAGATCTGGTAGTCGAATTCATTACCGAGATGACGCACCGCGCCATGGAAATCGGGCGTACGGGTCGTGTACAGGTGGAAGACATTGTGTTTCTGGTGCGCAAGAACTCCCGCAAGTATGCTCGCGTGAAGGATCTGTTGACCATGAACGAAGAGCTGAAGCGGGCCCGAAAGGCTTTCGATGAAGTTAAGTATGTCGGAGCGGAAGCAAAAATTAAGTAA